The following proteins are co-located in the Flectobacillus major DSM 103 genome:
- a CDS encoding cysteine peptidase family C39 domain-containing protein, with protein MIALNQLFNTTNQRPVEVIKLLIKHLQVAVTNTSVREALQIHPDYPSLLSLSDTLDTWHIQNAALKLQPEQFKELEVPFVAQLYQVLYYYFVFVGIWQKGFTSWNEYGFISAKL; from the coding sequence ATGATAGCTCTGAACCAACTTTTCAATACGACGAATCAACGACCAGTTGAAGTGATTAAATTATTAATAAAGCATTTACAAGTAGCAGTTACTAATACATCTGTTAGAGAGGCATTACAAATACATCCTGATTATCCCAGTTTATTAAGTCTTAGTGACACGCTTGATACTTGGCATATTCAAAATGCTGCATTGAAGCTTCAACCAGAACAGTTTAAAGAGTTAGAAGTACCTTTTGTTGCTCAACTTTATCAAGTATTATATTACTATTTTGTATTTGTAGGCATTTGGCAAAAAGGATTTACGAGCTGGAACGAATATGGGTTTATTTCAGCGAAACTGTAA
- a CDS encoding helix-turn-helix transcriptional regulator, translated as MSTLGKNIRNLRLKNCLSQAALADLINIPSQSKISAWESDKSIPNLLKAQRLAQVFGVNLDFLVQV; from the coding sequence ATGTCAACCCTAGGAAAAAACATCAGGAATCTACGCCTGAAAAATTGCCTTTCGCAAGCAGCTTTAGCTGATTTAATCAACATTCCTTCACAAAGTAAAATATCCGCTTGGGAAAGCGATAAAAGTATTCCTAATCTATTAAAAGCTCAAAGATTAGCTCAGGTTTTTGGTGTGAATTTAGACTTTTTGGTGCAGGTTTAA
- a CDS encoding TlpA family protein disulfide reductase, with product MIIHWKNGLNEEEYFYHPEYRGTIQQYLHYWALNNHKQTDISTLIILANQLLKGNVKEIALYDLIRYAAITGQDKVAIVTAFTDYLKYASDGFLKEYVIKSFQPQILAKRLGVGNDIMYSELVSDRDVKYHSWVELLSTDENKFIYLDFWASWCAPCRTEMPNSKKLLEEYSSKGVKFIYISIDDNVSSWKKAIAELGLSNSTNYLLPEGKMSPFSEKFKINTIPRYMLVGKDGQIINDNAPRPSDPKIRQLLDEVLRK from the coding sequence TTGATAATACACTGGAAGAATGGATTAAATGAAGAAGAATATTTCTATCATCCTGAATATCGTGGTACTATTCAACAATATTTACATTATTGGGCACTAAACAATCATAAACAAACAGATATTTCAACATTAATAATTCTTGCAAACCAATTGCTAAAAGGGAATGTAAAAGAGATTGCATTGTATGATTTGATACGTTATGCTGCTATAACAGGACAAGATAAAGTAGCAATAGTGACAGCTTTTACAGATTATTTAAAATATGCTTCCGATGGCTTCTTAAAAGAGTACGTAATAAAAAGTTTTCAACCACAAATACTTGCAAAACGATTAGGTGTTGGAAACGATATTATGTATAGTGAACTGGTTTCTGACAGAGATGTTAAATATCATAGCTGGGTTGAGCTATTGAGTACAGATGAAAATAAGTTTATTTATTTAGATTTTTGGGCAAGCTGGTGTGCTCCTTGTAGAACAGAAATGCCTAACTCCAAGAAACTACTAGAAGAATATTCTTCTAAAGGAGTTAAGTTTATTTATATTTCAATAGATGATAATGTAAGTTCATGGAAAAAAGCTATTGCCGAATTAGGGCTCAGTAATTCAACTAACTATCTTTTGCCAGAGGGTAAAATGTCGCCTTTTTCTGAGAAATTCAAGATTAACACAATTCCTCGTTACATGCTAGTAGGCAAAGACGGACAAATAATCAATGATAATGCCCCTCGCCCCTCTGACCCTAAAATTCGACAACTATTGGATGAAGTGTTAAGAAAGTGA
- a CDS encoding mannose-1-phosphate guanylyltransferase, translated as MNNNYVIIMAGGIGTRFWPFSRTSNPKQFHDVLGTGKTLLQQTAERFEDICPKENIYVVTSSDYIDLVQQQLPYLATGQILAEPCRRNTAPCVALASYKIAQQNPDANIVVAPADHIILKEKEFEKKIKIALAAASKADILVTLGISPSRPDTGYGYIQYVREEGEVKKVKSFREKPQLALAQEFLASGEYVWNAGIFIWSSKAIIKAFEEYAPAIHQIFEQGNAVYFTDKENEFIDQAYQTCQSISIDYAIMEKAQNVHVVLGDIGWSDLGTWKSLYEISDKDQHQNVVDGKVLLYNVKDSIIKTPHNRLVVVQGLEGYIVAEYDNVLMICQKDQEQKVKDFVAEAGKQGGDFV; from the coding sequence ATGAATAACAATTATGTCATTATCATGGCAGGAGGTATCGGAACAAGGTTTTGGCCTTTTAGTCGCACCTCTAATCCAAAACAATTCCATGATGTATTAGGAACAGGCAAAACCCTTTTACAACAAACCGCAGAACGTTTTGAAGATATTTGCCCCAAAGAAAATATATACGTTGTTACTAGTAGCGACTATATAGATTTAGTACAACAGCAGTTACCATACCTAGCCACTGGACAAATCTTGGCAGAGCCTTGCCGTCGTAATACGGCTCCTTGTGTAGCTTTGGCTTCGTATAAAATTGCACAGCAAAATCCTGATGCCAATATCGTTGTGGCTCCTGCCGACCATATTATTTTGAAGGAAAAAGAATTTGAAAAGAAAATCAAAATTGCTTTAGCTGCAGCCTCTAAGGCCGACATATTGGTAACGTTGGGTATTTCGCCAAGTCGTCCCGACACAGGATATGGGTATATCCAGTATGTGCGAGAAGAAGGCGAGGTGAAAAAAGTGAAAAGCTTTCGAGAAAAGCCTCAGTTGGCATTGGCTCAAGAGTTTTTGGCAAGTGGCGAATACGTTTGGAATGCAGGCATATTTATCTGGTCTTCAAAAGCTATTATCAAGGCTTTTGAAGAGTATGCTCCTGCTATACATCAGATTTTTGAGCAAGGAAATGCCGTATATTTTACCGATAAAGAAAATGAGTTTATCGACCAAGCTTATCAAACTTGCCAAAGTATTTCTATCGACTATGCTATTATGGAAAAAGCCCAGAATGTACATGTTGTATTGGGCGATATTGGCTGGTCGGACTTAGGTACGTGGAAATCACTTTACGAAATTTCGGACAAAGACCAACACCAAAACGTAGTAGATGGTAAAGTGTTATTGTACAACGTAAAAGACTCGATTATCAAAACACCCCACAATCGTTTGGTAGTAGTACAAGGCTTGGAAGGCTATATTGTGGCCGAATACGACAACGTTTTGATGATTTGCCAGAAAGACCAAGAACAAAAAGTAAAAGATTTTGTAGCTGAAGCAGGCAAACAAGGGGGCGATTTTGTGTAG